The Kitasatospora setae KM-6054 genome contains a region encoding:
- a CDS encoding DUF4352 domain-containing protein, protein MSVRLRTRRSAAVLLGAALLAAATACGPTDNSVATSPKSTAAAPAAGGGGGSAPAADAKAPAVAKTGDTIALKGTEKGNTADVTVVKVVDNAKGADEYTRPAAGKRYVTVQFRIKATGTAAYSDSPHNSAKLVDSQGQNFEATIAETDAGPEFPVPLAIAPGDSALGCVTFEVPADAKLDKAQFTLDSGFAQQAGQWKLS, encoded by the coding sequence ATGTCCGTCCGCCTCCGCACCCGCCGCTCCGCCGCCGTCCTGCTCGGCGCGGCCCTGCTCGCCGCCGCCACCGCCTGCGGCCCGACCGACAACTCGGTCGCCACCTCCCCCAAGAGCACCGCCGCCGCCCCGGCCGCCGGTGGCGGTGGCGGCTCCGCCCCGGCCGCCGACGCCAAGGCCCCGGCGGTGGCGAAGACCGGGGACACCATCGCCCTGAAGGGCACCGAGAAGGGCAACACCGCGGACGTCACGGTGGTGAAGGTCGTCGACAACGCCAAGGGCGCGGACGAGTACACCCGGCCCGCCGCCGGGAAGCGCTACGTCACCGTCCAGTTCCGGATCAAGGCCACCGGCACCGCCGCCTACTCCGACTCCCCGCACAACAGCGCCAAGCTGGTCGACTCGCAGGGCCAGAACTTCGAGGCGACCATCGCCGAGACCGACGCCGGCCCGGAGTTCCCCGTCCCGCTGGCCATCGCCCCCGGGGACAGCGCGCTGGGCTGCGTCACCTTCGAGGTCCCGGCCGACGCCAAGCTCGACAAGGCGCAGTTCACCCTGGACAGCGGCTTCGCCCAGCAGGCCGGCCAGTGGAAGCTGTCCTGA
- a CDS encoding N-6 DNA methylase: MPDRPEVTAAEIARLAGVGRAAVSNWRRRHPDFPKPAGGTETSPTFRLDQVEQWLRDQGKLAELPLLERIWRQLETLRDPAGPAAAPLVTAGAVLLLLHRDPAARADLDREPDTRLATALPRALRRTATAALGPDAPATLDLPLIAGATHLDLARLLAELTADTGPEAAYGHLLARHAEANPRLQPPIPADTAALLAALAAPPADAAVLDPACGTGGVLLAAPGTERLGQEGDPALAGVALLRLALAAPADAPGPLPLDVRPGDALRADAFPGRAADAVLCRPPYNERDWGHDQLQYDARWPGRLVPPRGESELAWVLHCLAHTRPGGTAVLLLPPTVASRRAGRRVRAELVRSGALRAVAALPAGAAPPYGVPLHVWVLRGPEPGDEFRHVLLLDATEDGADRAALHDTVLTAWRAFDAAARTGGPLPADRPGRSRAVPALDLLDDETDLTPARHLPAAPAGAAPDLLTGLRARLAAELARLADLDTALPAAAPAAPDRPAPPQVSIGELARSGALRVHSSGQGAPARPGGRTPLLTDQDLQTGAPPSAATDDDEPTVRQGDVLVPVLGGEGARAVHPGSPYLGAALGPRLHLLRPDPDLLDPDFLAGQLRATGAGRRASSYASTTSRLDIRRVELPRVPIERQRALGAAFRRIAAYEEALAAAAAEARTLTRALTDTLASGAGEPA; encoded by the coding sequence ATGCCGGACCGCCCCGAGGTGACGGCCGCCGAGATCGCCCGGCTCGCCGGGGTCGGCCGCGCCGCGGTCTCCAACTGGCGCCGCCGCCACCCCGACTTCCCGAAGCCGGCCGGCGGCACCGAGACCAGCCCGACCTTCCGCCTCGACCAGGTCGAGCAGTGGCTCCGCGACCAGGGCAAACTCGCCGAACTCCCGCTGCTGGAACGGATCTGGCGCCAACTGGAGACCCTCCGCGACCCGGCCGGACCGGCCGCCGCCCCGCTGGTCACCGCCGGCGCCGTCCTGCTGCTGCTGCACCGCGACCCCGCCGCCCGCGCCGACCTCGACCGGGAGCCCGACACCCGGCTCGCCACCGCCCTCCCCAGGGCCCTGCGCCGCACCGCCACCGCCGCCCTCGGCCCGGACGCCCCCGCCACCCTCGACCTGCCGCTGATCGCCGGCGCCACCCACCTCGACCTGGCCCGGCTGCTCGCCGAACTCACCGCCGACACCGGCCCCGAGGCCGCCTACGGGCACCTGCTCGCCCGGCACGCCGAGGCCAACCCCCGCCTCCAGCCGCCCATCCCGGCCGACACCGCCGCCCTGCTCGCCGCCCTCGCCGCACCCCCGGCGGACGCCGCCGTGCTCGACCCGGCCTGCGGCACCGGCGGCGTCCTGCTCGCCGCCCCCGGCACCGAACGCCTCGGCCAGGAGGGCGACCCCGCGCTGGCCGGCGTCGCCCTGCTCCGCCTCGCCCTGGCCGCCCCCGCCGACGCCCCCGGCCCGCTCCCGCTGGACGTCCGCCCCGGTGACGCGCTGCGCGCCGACGCCTTCCCCGGCCGCGCCGCCGACGCCGTGCTCTGCCGCCCGCCGTACAACGAACGCGACTGGGGCCACGACCAGTTGCAGTACGACGCGCGCTGGCCCGGCCGGCTCGTCCCGCCGCGCGGCGAGTCCGAACTCGCCTGGGTGCTGCACTGCCTGGCGCACACCCGCCCCGGCGGCACCGCCGTCCTGCTGCTCCCGCCGACCGTCGCCTCCCGCCGGGCCGGCCGCCGGGTGCGCGCCGAACTCGTCCGCTCCGGCGCCCTGCGCGCCGTCGCCGCGCTGCCGGCCGGCGCCGCCCCGCCCTACGGCGTCCCGCTGCACGTGTGGGTGCTGCGCGGGCCCGAACCCGGCGACGAGTTCCGGCACGTGCTGCTGCTGGACGCCACCGAGGACGGCGCCGACCGGGCCGCCCTGCACGACACCGTGCTGACCGCCTGGCGCGCGTTCGACGCCGCCGCCCGCACCGGCGGCCCGCTGCCCGCCGACCGGCCCGGCCGGTCCCGGGCCGTGCCCGCGCTCGACCTGCTCGACGACGAGACCGACCTCACCCCCGCCCGCCACCTGCCCGCCGCCCCCGCCGGAGCCGCCCCCGACCTGCTCACCGGCCTGCGCGCCCGGCTCGCCGCCGAACTCGCCCGGCTCGCCGACCTCGACACCGCGCTGCCCGCCGCCGCCCCCGCCGCCCCCGACCGGCCCGCCCCGCCGCAGGTCAGCATCGGCGAACTCGCCCGCTCCGGCGCCCTCCGGGTGCACTCCTCCGGCCAGGGCGCCCCGGCCCGCCCCGGCGGCCGCACCCCGCTGCTCACCGACCAGGACCTGCAGACCGGCGCCCCGCCGAGCGCCGCCACCGACGACGACGAGCCGACCGTCCGTCAGGGCGACGTCCTGGTCCCCGTGCTGGGCGGCGAGGGCGCCCGGGCCGTGCACCCCGGCAGCCCCTACCTCGGCGCCGCGCTCGGCCCCCGGCTGCACCTGCTGCGCCCCGACCCCGACCTGCTCGACCCCGACTTCCTGGCCGGCCAACTGCGCGCCACCGGCGCCGGACGGCGCGCCAGCAGCTACGCCTCCACCACCAGCCGGCTGGACATCCGCCGGGTCGAGCTGCCGCGCGTCCCGATCGAGCGGCAGCGCGCCCTCGGCGCCGCGTTCCGCCGGATCGCCGCCTACGAGGAGGCGCTCGCCGCCGCCGCCGCCGAGGCCCGGACCCTGACCAGGGCACTCACCGACACCCTCGCCTCCGGCGCGGGCGAACCCGCCTGA
- a CDS encoding serine/threonine-protein kinase, with amino-acid sequence MSRVVGGRYLLDEKIGQGGMGQVWSARDQRLERAVAVKLLRTDTLPQPAGRGDSQADLLRQRFLRECRIGAGLDHPGLVTVYDAGTDGEELYLVMQRVPGLSLADLVAEEGPLPVGQAVAVAGQLCAALAAVHGARVVHRDLKPSNVMIRPDGRAVLLDLGIATALDPGATRLTLTGSPIGSPAYMAPEQAMAALADRRSDLYALGCMLHEMLAGAPPFPAPTALAVLRRQVDDPPVPLRRLRAEVPAALEALVLRLLAKRPEERPADAAEVHAVLLPMLPAPTDRVRTRLPAVPDPGDPYRYPHHPQPAPVLAAPPPPPAPPLPAAPPPLAPPAAPPLASPAAAPGTETLGAACARLSDLVDAGRHTEVLDLSARLLPRAAAEQGEDAPLVRTVRAIRARTLLAGRRWAEALPELRRLTATADPRDPALPDHRRHTARCLEHLGRPAEALAEYQALLAALPADSPHRTEARERAGLLLAALGHTETGWQHLLELLLETERRQGPHHPDVRRLRTHLEQLGRHRTTTNPYAT; translated from the coding sequence GTGAGCCGGGTCGTCGGCGGGCGCTACCTGCTCGACGAGAAGATCGGGCAGGGCGGGATGGGCCAGGTCTGGTCCGCCCGCGACCAGCGGCTGGAGCGCGCGGTCGCCGTCAAACTGCTGCGCACCGACACCCTGCCGCAGCCCGCCGGGCGCGGCGACAGCCAGGCCGACCTGCTGCGGCAGCGCTTCCTGCGCGAGTGCCGGATCGGCGCCGGGCTCGACCACCCCGGCCTGGTCACCGTCTACGACGCGGGCACCGACGGCGAGGAGCTGTACCTGGTGATGCAGCGCGTCCCCGGGCTCAGCCTGGCCGACCTGGTCGCCGAGGAGGGCCCGCTCCCGGTCGGGCAGGCCGTCGCCGTCGCCGGGCAGCTGTGCGCCGCGCTCGCCGCCGTGCACGGCGCGCGGGTCGTCCACCGCGACCTCAAGCCCAGCAACGTGATGATCCGGCCGGACGGCCGGGCGGTCCTGCTCGACCTCGGCATCGCCACCGCGCTCGACCCCGGCGCCACCCGGCTCACCCTCACCGGCAGCCCGATCGGCAGCCCCGCCTACATGGCCCCCGAGCAGGCGATGGCCGCCCTCGCCGACCGCCGCAGCGACCTGTACGCGCTCGGCTGCATGCTGCACGAGATGCTGGCCGGCGCCCCGCCGTTCCCCGCCCCCACCGCGCTCGCCGTGCTGCGCCGCCAGGTCGACGACCCGCCCGTCCCGCTGCGCCGGCTGCGCGCCGAGGTGCCCGCCGCGCTGGAGGCGCTCGTCCTGCGGCTGCTCGCCAAGCGCCCCGAGGAGCGGCCCGCCGACGCCGCCGAGGTGCACGCCGTGCTGCTGCCGATGCTGCCCGCCCCCACCGACCGGGTCCGCACCCGGCTGCCCGCCGTCCCCGACCCCGGCGACCCCTACCGCTACCCGCACCACCCGCAGCCCGCCCCGGTGCTCGCCGCACCCCCGCCGCCGCCCGCCCCGCCGCTCCCGGCGGCACCCCCGCCGCTCGCCCCGCCCGCCGCCCCGCCGCTCGCCTCGCCCGCCGCCGCGCCCGGGACGGAGACCCTCGGGGCGGCCTGCGCCCGGCTCTCCGACCTGGTCGACGCCGGGCGGCACACCGAGGTGCTCGACCTGTCCGCCCGGCTGCTGCCCCGGGCCGCCGCCGAACAGGGCGAGGACGCGCCGCTGGTCCGCACCGTCCGGGCGATCCGGGCCCGCACCCTGCTGGCCGGGCGGCGCTGGGCCGAGGCGCTGCCCGAACTGCGGCGGCTCACCGCCACCGCCGACCCCCGCGACCCGGCGCTGCCCGACCACCGCCGGCACACCGCCCGCTGCCTGGAACACCTCGGCCGGCCCGCCGAGGCGCTCGCCGAGTACCAGGCCCTCCTCGCCGCCCTCCCGGCCGACTCCCCGCACCGCACCGAGGCCCGCGAACGGGCCGGCCTGCTGCTCGCGGCCCTCGGCCACACCGAGACCGGCTGGCAGCACCTGCTCGAACTCCTGCTGGAGACCGAGCGCCGCCAGGGCCCGCACCACCCCGACGTCCGCCGCCTGCGCACCCACCTCGAACAGCTCGGCCGGCACCGCACCACCACCAACCCGTACGCCACCTGA
- the mfd gene encoding transcription-repair coupling factor → MSLSGLLDVVVRDAALAEAIEAAATGHRQHLDLVGPPAARPFAIAALARSLAGRGGERGRPVLAVTATGREAEDLAASLRSLLPADAVAEFPAWETLPHERLSPRSDTVGRRLAVLRRIVHPRADDPAAGPVQVVVAPVRSVLQPQVKGLAELEPVALRTGERYDLGEVARRLAAAAYARVELVEKRGEFAVRGGILDVFPPTEEHPLRVEFWGDDVEEIRYFKVADQRSLEIAEHGLWAPPCRELLLTDQVRARAAELAAEHPELGEILDKIAQGIAVEGMESLAPVLVDDMELLLDVLPAGSVAVVCDPERVRTRAADLVATSQEFLAASWVAAAAGADRPIDLEAIDVSAASLWSLADVREHAAGIGLPWWSVSPFATSDSAVSGVLERDADTLTLGMHAVEAYRGDTARAIADAKDRLAADWRVVMVTEGHGPASRLAEVLGNEGIAARLVADLAEAPTRDVVYVSCGSIEHGFVDEELKLTVVTETDLSGQKSSTKDMRRMPSRRRNAIDPLALAAGDYVVHEQHGVGRYVEMVQRTVQGATREYLVLEYAPAKRGHPGDRLFVPTDQLDQVTKYVGGEAPTLHRLGGADWAKTKQRAKKAVKEIAADLIKLYSARMAAPGHAFGPDTPWQRELEDAFPYAETPDQLTTIGEVKADMEKSVPMDRLICGDVGYGKTEIAVRAAFKAVQDGKQVAVLVPTTLLVQQHFSTFAERYANFPVNVRALSRFQTDTEAKAVLEGLFDGSVDVVIGTHRLFSSETRFKDLGLVIVDEEQRFGVEHKEQLKKLRANVDVLTMSATPIPRTLEMAVTGIREMSTITTPPEERHPVLTFVGPYDEKQISAAIRRELLREGQVFYIHNRVESIDKAAARLKELVPEARVATAHGQMGETQLEKVVVDFWEKEFDVLVSTTIVESGIDISNANTLIVERGDTFGLSQLHQLRGRVGRGRERGYAYMLYPPEKPLTETAHERLATIAQHTEMGAGMYVAMKDLEIRGAGNLLGGEQSGHIAGVGFDLYMRMVGEAVAEFRESLEGGGGEPEEEPLEVKIELPVDAHVPHDYAPGERLRLQAYRSIAAVNSEADIAQVREELTDRYGKLPEPVENLLLVAGLRLFARRCGIGDITLQGTFVRFGPVELRESQELRLNRLYPRTQVKATARQLLVPRPGSGGRIGGKPLVGRELLSWCAEFLGAMFEDLRR, encoded by the coding sequence ATGAGCCTGTCCGGACTGCTCGATGTCGTCGTACGGGACGCCGCCCTCGCCGAGGCGATCGAGGCGGCGGCCACGGGGCACAGGCAGCACCTCGACCTTGTCGGCCCGCCCGCCGCCCGGCCGTTCGCGATCGCGGCGCTGGCCCGCTCGCTGGCCGGCCGCGGCGGTGAGCGGGGCCGGCCGGTACTGGCCGTGACCGCCACCGGGCGGGAGGCCGAGGACCTGGCCGCCTCGCTGCGCTCGCTGCTGCCCGCCGACGCGGTCGCCGAGTTCCCGGCCTGGGAGACGCTGCCGCACGAGCGGCTCTCCCCGCGCTCGGACACCGTCGGCCGCCGGCTGGCGGTGCTGCGCCGGATCGTCCACCCGCGCGCCGACGACCCGGCCGCCGGGCCGGTGCAGGTGGTGGTCGCCCCGGTGCGCAGCGTGCTGCAGCCGCAGGTGAAGGGCCTGGCCGAGCTGGAGCCGGTGGCGCTGCGCACCGGCGAGCGGTACGACCTGGGGGAGGTGGCCCGCCGGCTGGCGGCCGCCGCCTACGCCCGGGTCGAACTGGTCGAGAAGCGCGGCGAGTTCGCGGTGCGCGGCGGCATCCTGGACGTCTTCCCGCCGACCGAGGAGCACCCGCTGCGGGTGGAGTTCTGGGGCGACGACGTCGAGGAGATCCGCTACTTCAAGGTCGCCGACCAGCGCTCGCTGGAGATCGCCGAGCACGGCCTGTGGGCGCCGCCCTGCCGGGAGCTGCTGCTGACCGACCAGGTGCGCGCGCGGGCCGCCGAACTGGCCGCCGAGCACCCGGAGCTGGGCGAGATCCTGGACAAGATCGCGCAGGGCATCGCGGTCGAGGGGATGGAGTCGCTGGCCCCGGTGCTGGTGGACGACATGGAGCTGCTGCTGGACGTCCTCCCGGCCGGCTCGGTCGCCGTGGTGTGCGACCCGGAGCGGGTCCGCACCCGGGCCGCCGACCTGGTCGCCACCAGCCAGGAGTTCCTGGCCGCGTCCTGGGTGGCCGCGGCGGCGGGCGCCGACCGCCCGATCGACCTGGAGGCGATCGACGTCTCGGCCGCCTCGCTGTGGTCGCTGGCGGACGTCCGCGAGCACGCGGCGGGCATCGGCCTGCCGTGGTGGTCGGTCAGCCCGTTCGCCACCAGCGACTCCGCCGTCAGCGGCGTCCTCGAACGCGACGCCGACACCCTGACCCTCGGCATGCACGCCGTCGAGGCGTACCGGGGCGACACGGCGCGGGCGATCGCCGACGCCAAGGACCGGCTGGCCGCCGACTGGCGGGTGGTGATGGTCACCGAGGGCCACGGCCCGGCCTCCCGGCTGGCCGAGGTGCTCGGCAACGAGGGCATCGCGGCCCGGCTGGTCGCCGACCTCGCCGAGGCCCCGACCCGGGACGTCGTCTACGTGTCGTGCGGCTCGATCGAGCACGGCTTCGTCGACGAGGAGCTGAAGCTCACCGTCGTCACCGAGACCGACCTGTCCGGCCAGAAGTCCTCCACCAAGGACATGCGCCGGATGCCGTCCCGCCGCCGCAACGCGATCGACCCGCTGGCGCTGGCGGCCGGCGACTACGTGGTGCACGAGCAGCACGGCGTCGGCCGGTACGTCGAGATGGTGCAGCGCACCGTGCAGGGCGCCACCCGCGAGTACCTGGTGCTGGAGTACGCGCCCGCCAAGCGCGGCCACCCCGGCGACCGGCTGTTCGTGCCGACCGACCAGCTCGACCAGGTCACCAAGTACGTGGGCGGCGAGGCGCCGACGCTGCACCGGCTCGGCGGCGCGGACTGGGCGAAGACCAAGCAGCGGGCCAAGAAGGCGGTCAAGGAGATCGCCGCCGACCTGATCAAGCTGTACTCGGCCCGGATGGCGGCCCCCGGCCACGCCTTCGGCCCGGACACGCCGTGGCAGCGCGAGCTGGAGGACGCCTTCCCGTACGCGGAGACGCCCGACCAGCTGACCACCATCGGCGAGGTCAAGGCCGACATGGAGAAGTCCGTCCCGATGGACCGGCTGATCTGCGGCGACGTCGGCTACGGCAAGACTGAAATCGCAGTGAGAGCGGCCTTCAAAGCCGTCCAGGACGGCAAGCAGGTGGCGGTGCTGGTGCCGACCACGCTGCTGGTGCAGCAGCACTTCTCGACCTTCGCCGAGCGGTACGCGAACTTCCCGGTGAACGTGCGGGCGCTGTCCCGGTTCCAGACCGACACCGAGGCGAAGGCGGTGCTGGAGGGCCTGTTCGACGGCTCGGTGGACGTGGTGATCGGCACCCACCGGCTGTTCTCCTCGGAGACCAGGTTCAAGGACCTCGGCCTGGTGATCGTCGACGAGGAGCAGCGCTTCGGCGTCGAGCACAAGGAGCAGCTGAAGAAGCTGCGGGCCAACGTGGACGTGCTGACGATGTCGGCGACGCCGATCCCGCGCACCCTGGAGATGGCGGTCACCGGCATCCGCGAGATGTCCACCATCACCACCCCGCCGGAGGAGCGGCACCCGGTGCTGACCTTCGTCGGCCCGTACGACGAGAAGCAGATCTCGGCCGCGATCCGGCGCGAACTCCTGCGCGAGGGCCAGGTGTTCTACATCCACAACCGGGTCGAGTCGATCGACAAGGCGGCCGCCCGGCTGAAGGAGCTGGTGCCGGAGGCCCGGGTGGCGACCGCGCACGGGCAGATGGGGGAGACCCAGCTGGAGAAGGTCGTCGTCGACTTCTGGGAGAAGGAGTTCGACGTGCTGGTCTCCACCACCATCGTGGAGTCCGGCATCGACATCTCCAACGCCAACACCCTGATCGTCGAGCGCGGCGACACCTTCGGCCTGTCCCAGCTGCACCAGCTGCGCGGCCGGGTCGGCCGCGGCCGCGAGCGCGGCTACGCGTACATGCTGTACCCGCCGGAGAAGCCGCTCACCGAGACCGCGCACGAGCGCCTGGCCACCATCGCCCAGCACACCGAGATGGGCGCGGGCATGTACGTCGCGATGAAGGACCTGGAGATCCGCGGCGCCGGCAACCTGCTCGGCGGCGAGCAGTCCGGGCACATCGCGGGCGTCGGCTTCGACCTCTACATGCGGATGGTCGGCGAGGCGGTCGCCGAGTTCCGCGAGTCGCTGGAGGGCGGCGGCGGGGAGCCGGAGGAGGAGCCGCTGGAGGTGAAGATCGAGCTGCCGGTCGACGCGCACGTCCCGCACGACTACGCGCCGGGGGAACGGCTGCGGCTGCAGGCGTACCGCTCGATCGCGGCGGTCAACTCGGAGGCCGACATCGCGCAGGTCCGCGAGGAGCTGACCGACCGGTACGGCAAGCTGCCCGAGCCGGTGGAGAACCTGCTGCTGGTGGCCGGGCTGCGGCTGTTCGCCCGGCGCTGCGGGATCGGCGACATCACCCTGCAGGGCACCTTCGTCCGGTTCGGGCCGGTCGAACTGCGGGAGTCGCAGGAGCTGCGGCTGAACCGGCTCTACCCGCGCACCCAGGTCAAGGCCACCGCCCGGCAACTGCTGGTGCCGCGCCCCGGCAGCGGCGGCCGGATCGGCGGCAAGCCGCTGGTCGGCCGGGAACTGCTGTCCTGGTGCGCCGAGTTCCTGGGTGCCATGTTCGAGGACCTCAGGCGGTAG